The genomic DNA TCTTCGTTGGACTGGATCGCTGGAGCCTCACTTGCCAGACAGAGCGGCGCTCTGGTGCtactgccgccgccacctgaaACACGCCGGAGTGGCCTCCACATGAGCCTGACCTTGCCACTTCCGTTTTCCCTCGTCGCCCGCTCCGATTCGCTGCTGTGCGGCCGTGCAGCGCAGCCTGCTGCATCTCTTGCTCCCCCGTGCGATGCCATATAGTGAAGCATGCCGCGAGTTCAGGCTGTGCTCCTCActgccggcggcggagagggtaGCAGCTCTCCTCCCCGAGCTTGCGCTGGTTGCTCGTCGTCACGCTCTACTGAAGGTCCGCCCATGACCGGACGACCCTCCATGCGGCGCCGTCTCGAGGTAGCCGTGGCGCTTAATACCGGCGGTGGGGCCTGCTCCAGGCGGTCACAGCCATGGCTGGCGGAGAGGATGCGGCGGCGCTGCAGTTGCCAAGCACGCGCGGTGCCATGTGAGCGCAGCAAAACGCGTGGTGTTCGGCGGTGGTGTTCGGCGGCCTGCAGCAATGCTCAGGCGGCCGGCGTGATGACTCTGCTATTTTGTTTAGGCAGCAATGCGTTGAGCCATCTAAACTGTGTGATCACTGCTATTTTGTTCAGCTATCTAAATTATGTGATGACTGCTATTTTAAATTATGGTCTGTATACTAAATGATTGCAGCTTGGATCCTGCAACGAAGTTGACTGAATTTGTGAACTCATTATGAGTGAATGAACCATGATATTGTTAGGTGTAAAATTAATTCTTAATGTTTCATGTCAATCGGACTGCAGCGTACGAATTTTAGCAGGGGCGACGCTAGGATCTATGTCTACCGTGGCGCTCGTGCTGTCAGTCCTCGAGAACATCTCCGAATAGCCTTATCTGGAACGTGAgcatttagaaaaaaaaagataatattGTTATTTCACGTAGGTATGTATGGGAGAGAGAATTAAAATGGATTGGAAACACCGTAGTGGCAAGAAAAATAAGGTTGCAGGTGTTATTATTGGCGAATCGGTGAAACTATTTATGGCAGCGGTAAATCGACGAAGCCAAAAGAGAAGAAGATACGGTCAGTCCTAATCTAATCGATGCAGAGGATAAGGCATGGGCATACCTGTCCATTCACTAGGGATATAAAATAAAAAGAGTGAAATAGAGAAAAGGTTGAAATCCCCCGAATTGAAAGAATTCGCATGCTCAATGTCATATTTTAAAAAGCTTGCGAAACGAGGGTTATAAACAGTAAAGCTTGATCTCTCCACAAATACACGGCGACGGCATTGTTCCTGCAGCGCCGCCATggcgctcgccgcggccgcgcggagAAGCCTTGCCTCCCGCCACTCCAGCCGCCTCCACGCCGGACTACCCCACCTCCTCGCCGAGCACTGCTCCGGCGACGCCACAACCACCCCATCCCCCCTTCATCCCCCGCAGCCCCTGTTCCGGTCACCCCACTTCCCGCTCCCCCAATCATCCAGAACAGCGGCCCAAACCCTATCCCTCTTCCCATTTGGCGTCCACCTCGCTGGCGCTGGTCCATCTCGCTGCGGTTTCTCCTCGTTGCCTCCCCATCGAGTGGCGGACGCGGGCGCCGTCCtcaccggcgccgcggcggcgcccgcggcccCGGCGAGCCTTCCCAGCGAGGTGGCGTGGATTACGGAGGATTCTTCGCTATCCGTCGTGGCGGTGCAGCACCTCATCGACGCTGTCCACTCCTTCACCGGGCTCAACTGGTTAGGGTTTAGTTAGGGGTTTGCGGATTTTGTGTCCTTGCGACCTTAATTATTGTTGGAATTTTTATCACCTTCTCCATTGGTGGCCTCTTTGAACCGTAGGTGGCTTTCCATTGCTGTCTCCACGGTGCTGCTACGATCTATGTTGCTCACATTGTTACTCAGCGCCAGAAAACAAATTCGTGTAAGGTTTTATTTAGGAATGTTACCTCTCTTTGTTTTCCTACTTTGGAATTGTTAGAACAAACACATGTTGACATATATACTAATATTTAGAATTCTAGGTAAGCAGGATTGCATACCCACAATTTAACATTCACCTTCAAGTTCAGAATTGTATGATTTGTTCATGATAATGAAATCACATCCTGATCAGTTCTTTTATGGACTTAAAAGAATCTTTCATCTAACAGATGCAAACTGATGTAATATCCATTAGTAATATGTGGTTTAAGCAGTGATGATTCACAAATTAAAACTTCTTATCCACATAGTAGCATGTATGCAGTATCCACTAGTAAATGTGTGCTAGGCAGATTTAAGTGTATGAAGTCACTGGCTATCTCAAAGCCTTTTTCGGAGTTTAGAATGTGGAAATTTTGCCAGGTTCACATCTGATGTCAATTGTTTTAAATGATGCCCCTGCATCCCAAATAAGTCCTAAAACTTTACAACAGTAACTGAGATAAGTTCTAGTTTTAATATGTTATGAGGAACTTGACAGTATTAAGCATTGTTTTCTTTCACTTTTGAGCTTAAATAGGTGGCACATCAGGAATCCTCTGCAGTTGCAACGCTGCTGAAAAGTGTATGTATCATGATACTATTCATGCTTGCTGTAGTTAGAAATATTTAATGCATTAGCTTGCTTGCTACCCCTATTTCAAATTATAATATTTACATTTTATTGCCAAATAACTTGACTGCACAAGATCTTCCTGCAGGCTAAGGATGAGAAATCAGAACACGAAGCTGTAGACAGAGCACGTTCTTTCTTAAAAAGGTATGAACTTATTTTAAGATGCTTATTGTCTCTTGCTGGATGAAAGGAAGCGTCTAGTGTTCAATGTTAACATGAAACTGTGAAAGAGAGTTTTTTTTATTGCCTagctttttctttcttgtgttCAATCATGACTTTGGACTATTGACGTatacttagggtgtgtttggttgaatgcaccacatgatgcgtgtatggatgatcctggatgatatggttcaaccaatttgcttgaaTCATATGATTCACCATTCTTTGTAGATAGCTATACCAAGTGGGATGGCATCTTCTTGGATGAGTTGGTACGGTTCAACCAATCAAACAAAAGACAACTATCTATCTTGaaccatttcatacatgaaccaaatgatacatgcaaccaaacacacccttaatgTCTCTATTTAAGACATGATCATGTGGTAGGAATGTTAGATTACCTTATCTGATGCCACAGTCGATTTTGATTGAATGAGATGAAATGCTTTTGGTTAGAGTATAAGTTTCATAATAGGACATCACAAACATTTATGTTATGGATGTTGGGGATGTTACTCCTCTGAACATGgaaaagagaggagggagggtaGAAGGGTAGAAATAGGAGAGATAAAGGCACAAAACATGAGAGCAAGTGAGGAGAGCTCAAGTGAGTCCCCTCCTCATAACCCCTTAGGTCCTTTATatagaggatggaggaaggtAGCAATTTGCCCCCAAGCCCCTAGTGGGTACATCAATTACAAGTAGGCCCTTGATCCTTTACATGAGGCCCATTTCCTTCATGGGCTGGGCCATTCCCCCCAACAATGGATTATCCATGTCAAAAGTTAACGCTTTATGAACTCTATTATTTGCGTTATGCATTGACGAGTGACATAAAGGAAAATCAGACTTAAGCACGTTGTGTGGTGGCATGTAATAGATTTGATTCTTTAATTTGTGCTTCAGTTCATTGTTAATAGTGGATTTGTTCTTCAAAAAGTTCTTTATCTACGTGTTATACTGTTATGTGCTAGAAGTAGATGTGTGAGCTGTTCTTGCCTGCTTTGACACACTTGTTTCTATGACTGCCAGACTCAGACCACAGGCAGAGACAATGACTGTCTCGCACTTGCTTATCcatgttttctaaaaaagtaATCTTTATACATAGCTTAGATATGTCCATAAAAGCGTAGTTTGCTAGCACTATTTGTGTACTTGCATTTGCAATTCCAAACAGGAAAAGGTTCTTACAGTTGTGCTGTCTATATTTTGTACCTCCTTCAGCCCGTCGGGTCACTTTTCGCTGCTAATTTAAGAAGATTGATTTCCTTGTTTATATTGTATTGCTGTGAAAGTATAGTTTGTAAGCGTTACGCACGGTTGTGATGATGTGCACAGTTATAGATGTTAATATGCTATATGTCCACTAGTTCCATTGTTCTGATTATTAACTTCTCTACTTGGCCTTAATAATCCCATGTTGCTGGTCCCAACCTTTATGCTTTGTTATCTCATAGTCACGGAGACAGCTGTTGCTCCTGATTTCTTTAGGGAGCTTGCATGGGTTTCTCTAACAAACATCAAAATGCTTGCCTTTGTTCACACAGTTTGGGTCCTCTGGTGTTTATTTCGATTTTGAGACCATATACTTTTATGGCTCTTTACTTCGCTGTAAGTTGACCCCTTATGTCGGAACATCTGTTAACTAATCTTTGATGCACATGTTTTACCATCACCACCAACTTCATTGTTTCTTTCTCACAGACGTTTCATTCTTCTATATTGCTTCTAGATATCAAACATGGTTCAGAAACTCCCATCTTTAAAAGAGGGCGGTGCATTCTGGTTTACTGATCTCACGACTCCTGATGCCCTATACATCTTTCCAGCTATGGTATCACTATCCCTCTTGCTTAGATTGGAGGTATGCTCAGTAGTTGATCTGATTGATACGTATGTTCCCTCTTGTGCTATAAAATTTAAGGTTAGGTTGATAAATGCTTTGAATATTTGCTCTGTTAATTTTCTTTAGATTGCCAATTGAGCCTCTTGTAATGCCATGTGGAAAGATCATTATACGTGTTTGTTGTTTTCACCATTAATATCCTATCTCAATTTGATTATTATTCTGTCATGTGAAGTTCAAATTTTTAATTTGCAAATGGCTCCATTAGATTGTCTCTCTTGCAAATATTAACCTGAAGATTCATGGTACATGTCACTGCCTGGAATACCACTTGACCAAAGCAAGTTCTGGGCGTATACTTCCACCTGTGAATCCTGCATGCAGTTTTTTCTCTTTCTATTTTGTGTGTTTGCTTACGTGAATTCTATTTGTAAATGAATATGGTCTTTCCATTTTCCGTCAATGATGTGCTGCTTCTGTAAGACTGATGCTATATATTTTAGATATATTCTTTTAATGCAAAGTGGTCATGTATTAATCTTTCTTTATCAATTCAAGAATTATATGTGACCACACACTCACATCCTACAATAATGAGTCATGATCTGTTATTGAATAATGGTTATGTGCAAATAGTAGCAGgtttttttaccatttttttaCAATGCGCCTATTCCTCTACAGTTGCTTTATTAATTTATTTGTTCTCATGAATCTATTATTAATCAACTGACCTATGGAGTCTGAGGAACATTTGAACCCATCATTGTTAGCGTTTCCTTCTGTCCTCTTGTACACCTTCAGTCCTAACTTTAAACTGTTAACTAAAAATACTTTTTGGTGTTGCAGTTCAGTCTACATTATACAAAGAGAGAAAGATCTCTTAGGACGGATATTGTGAGAATATTATTAGTGTTAACTTTCCCGTTTGCAGCAAGCTTTCCAAAGGTAAATGTATTGTATAATAGTATTTGGTCATGCTTGAACCTTTCCTTAATAGTTATATCATGTTTTGTGAGCTATGCCAGTAATTCATGATGCCATCAGACAAGAGAATTTCTGTGGTGGAACATTTTGATCTGAGCACTATTAAACTATGTAGTGGATCCATGTTTCTGTTTGCTGCATGTTTCTAGTTCAGTGATGCCTGGGGTGATGGTTGCCTTTGAAATAAAAGACACTGGATATAAGAGCATAGTTTACTTTTGAAAATATTAGAAAATTCACTAAAGAGTTGCTTGTTTTGATATAGGCTGTTAAAGAAAAATTCTCTTTGATAATAATGGCACTGCAAAGAGGTCATTTTTAAATATTCAATTATGGGCCAAGTTTGTAAGTAGTTGCTGTATCCCCTGTCTTTTTTGACAGtacgggccgggccgggctgGCAAAAAGCCTGGTTTCTATCGGGTCTATCGGGCCAACAAAATCGGGCCCATTTCAGGTCGAGCTCTGGCTCGGGCCGAGCCACCCATCAATGTTCAGGGTaaatataattaattttattgtTTGGGCGGGCTTGGATGGGCCTGATTTTTTTGGGCTTAAAAAATCTGCTCTACACCCGGCCCTAAATGAGTATCGGGCCACCCTTAGCCCGTCGGGCTCGGGCTGGGCTGGGCCTGGCTCTTTTGCTCAGGTCTAGTATGCTTCAAAGAGCATGCATAGGTGAGAAAAAATGCTGAAAGAAACCAAGAATGGTCTGGCCCCATAGTGGCATATTTAAAACTATTGCAATTTAGCAGCGGCTCACAGAGGGACTTTACGAATGTAGATGTGAAAATTAGCAACTCTGGAGTGGCATATATCTTatctttattttgttttgagaTACATTCCTGTTTCCTAATTCAAATCGTATTATTGAGCACATGCAATGCACCAGGGAATCTTAATCTGTTGTGAGGTAGGTCGTCAAGAAATTTTAATTCAAATTCTTTTATATCTTTGATAGACATGGTTTTGCTGTTTATGTAACCTAATTTAGTAACGTAAGCTTTTGGTTATGCTATTGGATAAGGTTATTGATGAAACCCACCACTGCTTCATCAAAAACTACAGTTCCATGTAGCTGTTAAGATTTGACTTGTTAGCAGCTAGTCCATTTGTTTGTCCACCGATTGTACAGTATGGTCCATTACTTTTTTTGGACATCAAGGCTATGTGTAGCAACTATTTCTCTCATGGTAAACTGATATAAATATTTAGACACATAAGTGTTACAAACTTAAAATGCTTCTCACTCCATTACATTCTTCCTAGCTTTCAAATGTTTGATCATTGAAATGCTTTTTCAATTTTTCTCCTGCCCAGGCAATTTGTTGCTACTTTGTCACTTGGAACTTTGCATCTCTTGCACAAACGATAGGTGATTCCTGTCATTGTCTATTATACCTTACAAATGGTTTGGTTTTATGTCCATTGCACTTAGTACATACACTTGTGTTATTTTCAGTTCTTCACCAGCCAGCTGTGAAGAAACTACTATTTAGCAAGCTCAATAACCCAACATGCTCCTCCTCTGATGGACCAACAGGCCCAACTGCTGAAGATTCTGCACATCCAGTCGATGAGAATGAAGAACCTCTTCCCCCGGAGGGAAGAGAAGCTTCTGATTCTAGCATCGACCAGGTCAAGGATAAGTCTGATAAGGAATCGGAAAAGGACAGTTAAATGTGGATGCTATCCTTATCGCTCAATTCTGTAGAGTAACCACTAAACAGCAGCGCACATGTGGCCTGCCATAGCTGCAATGTTGTATTCAATTCAGGATTAGAATGGGCACTATACAACATTTACAACTTCCCTTTTTTTTGAAGTGACTAGTGAGGGGCTTCGCAGTTAACATTGGATCATTGAGATCTTTTGACCCAGTGATGGCTTAAAAATGCAGCCAGGTCGAGTTCAATCTTGTGCAAGTATATCTGATTTGATGTTCTTAGTACGTGCATATTTTGTAACCTAATTGTTGTACCTAAGTGCTTGGCTCAAATGCAAGTTAATTGTTTCCTTCATGCTTGGGCATGTACATGGTAACTTAGAAATATCAGTATGTATACATGTGTACACCTTTATAGTTTCTTTTTTGCTTTCTTTTAGTATTTGTGGATATTTTAATTCGTATCCAAACTTGTTTTAAATATGGACACAAAATTGAATACTGCTATATCTGATTCATACCTGTTCCTACTCTTGGCGTTGTGAATCAATTTCACGCGGGTTGGAAGCGTGTATGGTGTGTGAAACAAAACCCACCAAAAATGAACATTGCAGCCAATCCAAACCGAGGTAACCGATTTTCTGTCTTTTTTGTTGTTTGGTTCAA from Setaria italica strain Yugu1 chromosome VII, Setaria_italica_v2.0, whole genome shotgun sequence includes the following:
- the LOC101777781 gene encoding mitochondrial inner membrane protein OXA1-like isoform X1, yielding MALAAAARRSLASRHSSRLHAGLPHLLAEHCSGDATTTPSPLHPPQPLFRSPHFPLPQSSRTAAQTLSLFPFGVHLAGAGPSRCGFSSLPPHRVADAGAVLTGAAAAPAAPASLPSEVAWITEDSSLSVVAVQHLIDAVHSFTGLNWWLSIAVSTVLLRSMLLTLLLSARKQIRVAHQESSAVATLLKSAKDEKSEHEAVDRARSFLKSLGPLVFISILRPYTFMALYFAISNMVQKLPSLKEGGAFWFTDLTTPDALYIFPAMVSLSLLLRLEFSLHYTKRERSLRTDIVRILLVLTFPFAASFPKAICCYFVTWNFASLAQTIVLHQPAVKKLLFSKLNNPTCSSSDGPTGPTAEDSAHPVDENEEPLPPEGREASDSSIDQVKDKSDKESEKDS
- the LOC101777781 gene encoding mitochondrial inner membrane protein OXA1 isoform X3, whose translation is MALAAAARRSLASRHSSRLHAGLPHLLAEHCSGDATTTPSPLHPPQPLFRSPHFPLPQSSRTAAQTLSLFPFGVHLAGAGPSRCGFSSLPPHRVADAGAVLTGAAAAPAAPASLPSEVAWITEDSSLSVVAVQHLIDAVHSFTGLNWWLSIAVSTVLLRSMLLTLLLSARKQIRVAHQESSAVATLLKSAKDEKSEHEAVDRARSFLKSLGPLVFISILRPYTFMALYFAISNMVQKLPSLKEGGAFWFTDLTTPDALYIFPAMVSLSLLLRLEFSLHYTKRERSLRTDIVRILLVLTFPFAASFPKAQLLKILHIQSMRMKNLFPRREEKLLILASTRSRISLIRNRKRTVKCGCYPYRSIL
- the LOC101777781 gene encoding mitochondrial inner membrane protein OXA1 isoform X2 is translated as MALAAAARRSLASRHSSRLHAGLPHLLAEHCSGDATTTPSPLHPPQPLFRSPHFPLPQSSRTAAQTLSLFPFGVHLAGAGPSRCGFSSLPPHRVADAGAVLTGAAAAPAAPASLPSEVAWITEDSSLSVVAVQHLIDAVHSFTGLNWWLSIAVSTVLLRSMLLTLLLSARKQIRVAHQESSAVATLLKSAKDEKSEHEAVDRARSFLKSLGPLVFISILRPYTFMALYFAISNMVQKLPSLKEGGAFWFTDLTTPDALYIFPAMVSLSLLLRLEFSLHYTKRERSLRTDIVRILLVLTFPFAASFPKAICCYFVTWNFASLAQTIGPTAEDSAHPVDENEEPLPPEGREASDSSIDQVKDKSDKESEKDS
- the LOC101777781 gene encoding mitochondrial inner membrane protein OXA1-like isoform X4, with amino-acid sequence MALAAAARRSLASRHSSRLHAGLPHLLAEHCSGDATTTPSPLHPPQPLFRSPHFPLPQSSRTAAQTLSLFPFGVHLAGAGPSRCGFSSLPPHRVADAGAVLTGAAAAPAAPASLPSEVAWITEDSSLSVVAVQHLIDAVHSFTGLNWWLSIAVSTVLLRSMLLTLLLSARKQIRVAHQESSAVATLLKSAKDEKSEHEAVDRARSFLKSLGPLVFISILRPYTFMALYFAISNMVQKLPSLKEGGAFWFTDLTTPDALYIFPAMVSLSLLLRLEFSLHYTKRERSLRTDIVRILLVLTFPFAASFPKFFTSQL